Proteins co-encoded in one Heptranchias perlo isolate sHepPer1 chromosome 9, sHepPer1.hap1, whole genome shotgun sequence genomic window:
- the LOC137325491 gene encoding regulator of G-protein signaling 21-like, which yields MKQSLQFHPRQVNQLDMPEIMLPQNASTKLKEVNNFTTSGTQVTEKRKAKNLAKDLKTRLFSVLLNSDSQHPSINFLPNMSKKLDLSIGLTLEEAMQWSKSLDVLLADPCGLAAFRAFLKSEFSEENIDFWLVCEDYKKTKSAAKLDSKAQHIYTEFIRSDAPKQVNIDGNTRDLVGKSILLPTHNCFEGAQKIIFSLMEKDSYPRFLKSDDYLNLINKSQGSNSNS from the exons ATGAAGCAGAGCTTACAGTTTCACCCAAGACAAGTCAACCAGCTAGACATGCCTGAAATCATGCTCCCCCAGAACGCTTCAACCAAGTTGAAAGAAGTCAACAACTTTACTACTAGTGGCACTCAAGTGACAGAGAAAAGGAAAGCAAAGAATCT AGCCAAGGATCTGAAGACTCGTCTGTTTTCCGTACTACTGAATTCCGATTCTCAACACCCATCTATAAATTTTCTACCCAACATGTCAAAGAAACTGGACCTGTCCATTGG CCTCACGCTTGAGGAAGCAATGCAATGGTCCAAGTCTTTGGACGTACTGCTGGCTGATCCAT GCGGCCTTGCTGCATTCAGAGCTTTCCTCAAGTCAGAATTCAGTGAAGAAAACATTGACTTCTGGCTGGTCTGTGAGGACTACAAGAAAACCAAGTCTGCTGCAAAATTGGACTCCAAGGCTCAACATATTTACACAGAATTCATACGGAGTGATGCCCCAAAgcaa GTCAACATTGACGGTAATACGAGAGATTTAGTCGGCAAAAGTATTCTACTGCCAACCCACAATTGTTTTGAGGGGGCCCAGAAAATTATCTTCAGTCTGATGGAAAAAGACTCTTACCCCAGGTTCCTGAAATCAGATGACTACTTAAATCTGATAAACAAGTCACAGGGCAGCAACAGCAATAGTTAA